A DNA window from Melospiza georgiana isolate bMelGeo1 chromosome 22, bMelGeo1.pri, whole genome shotgun sequence contains the following coding sequences:
- the LOC131092635 gene encoding transcription factor HES-5-like, producing MAPSNALMIHMEEKLLPKEKNKLRKPVVEKMRRDRINSSIEQLKLLLEKEFQRHQPNSKLEKADILEVAVSYLKQQSQLQDQKGFLHKSPEQDFNSGYLRCLKEAMHFLSYYEPKKETQVQLIKHFCKAQLAADASHPAALRGSPLSPCVPPRKQPAQKSLPAAPTIWRPW from the exons ATGGCTCCCAGCAATGCTCTCATGATCCACAtggaggagaagctgctgccaaaggaaaagaataaa CTGAGGAAGCCGGTGGTGGAGAAGATGCGCCGGGACCGCATTAACAGCAGCATCGAGCAGCtgaagctgctcctggagaaggagttccagaggcaccagcccaACTCCAAGCTGGAGAAAGCCGACATCCTGGAAGTGGCTGTCAGCTACctgaagcagcagagccagctgcaggACCAAAAAG GTTTCCTGCAcaagagcccagagcaggactTTAACAGCGGCTACCTGCGGTGCCTCAAGGAGGCCATGCACTTTCTGTCCTACTACGAGCCCAAGAAGGAGACCCAGGTGCAGCTGATCAAGCACTTCTGCAAggcccagctggctgcagatgcctcccaccctgcagctctgcGTGGCTCCCCCCTGTctccctgtgtgccccccaGAAAACAGCCTGCCCAGAAgagcctgcctgctgctcccaccatCTGGAGACCCTGGTAG
- the PANK4 gene encoding 4'-phosphopantetheine phosphatase: protein MAERGGRGSGHGSLDKSITLPPDEIFRNLENAKRFAIDIGGSLTKLAYYSTVQHKVARVRSFDHSGKDIDNEPLYEISVQEEITARLHFIKFENTYIETCLDFIKDHLVNTETKVIKATGGGAYKFKDLIEKKLGLKVDKEDVMTCLIKGCNFVLRNIPHEVFAYQKDSDTEFRFQTNHPNIFPYLLVNIGSGVSIVKVESEDKFEWIGGSSIGGGTFWGLGALLTKTKKFDELLQLASKGQHTNVDMLVKDVYGGAYQTLGLSGNLIASSFGKSTTADKEFSKEDMAKSLLHMISNDIGQLACLHAKLHNLDKIYFGGFFIRGHPVTMRTITYSINFFSKGEVQALFLRHEGYLGAIGAFLKGAEQDNPNQYSWGENYAGSSGLMSTSPDVSPLQRTRSGTFDMLEMDRLERPLVNLPLLKDPSTYIPDTVDLTDDAMARKYWLTCFEEALDGVAKRAAASQPDSVDAQERAEKFRQKYWNKLQTLRQQPFAYGTLTVRSLLDTREHCLNEFSFPDPYSKVKQKENGIALKCFQSVIESLDSLGWEERQFALVKGLLAGNVFDWGAKAVSDVLESEPQFGFEEAKSKLQERPWLEDSYSQWLERLKEGPPHKCALIFADNSGIDIILGVFPFVRELLSRGTEVILACNSGPALNDVTYSESLIVTERIAAMDPVIHSALRDEKLLLVQTGSSSPCLDLSRLDQGLAVLVRERQTDLVVIEGMGRAIHTNYYAVLRCESLKLAVIKNSWLADRLGGKIFSVIFKYEVPCK, encoded by the exons atggcggagcggggcgggcgcggcaGCGGTCACGGCAGCCTGGACAAGAGCATCACCCTCCCGCCCGACGAGATCTTCCGCAACCTGGAGAACGCCAAGCGCTTCGCCATAGACATCG GTGGTTCATTAACCAAGCTGGCTTATTACTCAACTGTACAGCACAAAGTGGCAAGAGTGAGATCCTTTGATCATTCTGGAAAG GACATAGACAATGAACCTTTGTATGAAATATCTGTCCAGGAGGAGATCACAGCTCGACTTCACTTCATTAAATTTGAAAACACTTACATTGAAACCTGCCTAGATTTCATCAAAGACCATCTTGTCAATACAGAGACAAAAGTCATCAAAGCCACAGGTGGTGGTGCCTATAAATTCAAAGACCTTATTGAGAAGAAGCTGGGGTTGAA AGTTGATAAGGAAGATGTAATGACCTGCCTAATTAAGGGGTGCAACTTTGTGCTGAGGAACATCCCCCACGAGGTGTTTGCTTACCAGAAGGACTCAGACACAGAATTCCGCTTCCAGACCAACCACCCCAACATTTTCCCTTATTTGCTGGTCAACATTGGCTCAGGGGTCTCCATAGTCAAG GTAGAATCAGAAGACAAATTTGAATGGATTGGGGGCAGCTCAATTGGAGGTGGAACCTTCTGGGGTCTGGGAGCTCTGCTCACCAAAACAAAG AAATTTGATGAACTGCTGCAGCTGGCCTCAAAGGGCCAGCACACCAACGTGGACATGCTGGTGAAGGATGTGTATGGAGGTGCCTACCAGACCCTGGGGCTCAGTGGGAACCTCAttgccagcagctttgggaagtCCACCACAGCAGACAAAG AGTTTTCCAAAGAAGATATGGCCAAAAGTTTGCTGCACATGATCAGCAATGACATTGGCCAGCTGGCCTGCCTGCATGCCAAACTGCACAACCTggataaaatttattttggagggttttttatCCGGGGCCACCCCGTCACCATGCGCACAATCACCTACAGCATCAACTTCTTCTCCAAG GGAGAGGTTCAGGCATTGTTCCTGAGACATGAAGGCTACCTGGGAGCCATTGGGGCATTTTTAAAAGGAGCTGAACAAGACA ATCCAAACCAGTACAGCTGGGGAGAGAATTATGCTGGGAGTTCTGGGCTCATGAGCACATCCCCTGATGTTTCCCCCTTGCAGAGAACACGCAGTGGTACA TTTGACATGCTGGAAATGGACAGATTGGAGAGACCACTTGTTAACCTGCCACTGCTGAAAGACCCCTCCACCTATATCCCAGACACTGTTGACCTCACAGATGATGCCATGGCCAGAAAATACTGGCTCACCTGCTTTGAGGAGGCACTGGATGGG GTGGCAAAGcgagctgcagccagccagccagacTCTGTGGATGCACAGGAGAGAGCTGAGAAATTCCGCCAGAAATACTGGAATAAGCTCCAGACACTCAGGCAGCAGCCCTT TGCATATGGTACCTTAACAGTCAGGAGTCTCTTGGATACAAGGGAACACTGTTTGAATGAGTTCAGTTTTCCAGACCCCTATTCCAAG gtaaagcagaaagaaaatggaatagCCTTGAAGTGTTTCCAGAGTGTGATCGAGTCCCTGgactccctgggctgggaggagaggcagtTTGCACTGGTGAAAGGACTCCTGGCAGGGAATGTCTTTGACTGGGGAGCAAAGGCAGTCTCAGA TGTTCTGGAGTCTGAGCCACAGTTTGGGTTTGAAGAAGCCAAGTCAAAGCTCCAAG AACGTCCCTGGTTGGAAGATTCCTACAGCCAGTGGCTGGAGCGACTGAAG GAGGGTCCCCCTCATAAATGTGCCTTAATTTTCGCAGATAACAGTGGGATAGACATAATTTTAGGAGTCTTTCCTTTTGTCCGAGAGCTCCTTTCTAGAGGGACAGAG GTGATTCTGGCCTGTAACTCTGGCCCTGCCCTCAACGACGTCACCTACAGCGAGTCCCTGATCGTGACCGAGCGCATCGCGGCCATGGACCCCGTGATCCA CTCTGCACTGAGGGATGAGAAGCTGCTGTTGGTTCAGACGGGCTCCAGTTCTCCGTGCCTGGATCTGAG CCGCCTGGACCAGGGCCTGGCCGTGCTGGTGCGGGAGCGGCAGACAGACCTGGTGGTCATCGAGGGCATGGGCAGGGCCATCCACACCAACTACTACGCCGTGCTCAGGTGCGAGAGCCTCAAGCTGGCCGTCATCAAGAACTCGTGGCTCGCCGACCGCCTCGGGGGCAAAATCTTCAGCGTCATCTTCAAGTACGAAGTGCCCTGTAAATGA